The Desulfonatronovibrio magnus genomic interval CTACCTTTTGAGTCGCAAATAACAATAATACCTGGAAGAAAGTCCTGATCTCTGGTCAAAGCCTTTAAACTCTGCCGGGTAATCTTTTGGGAGAAGTCGCTTGCCATTCTTGCAGGAATGAGGATCAGATCAAAATTATTTCGGCTTGTGCAGACCTCTTCCCAGCATGAAAAGGCCTTATCCATGCTATCCGCCTCAAGAAAATCAACACCCAGATTAGTCAAGTTTTCACATAAAACAAATCTATGCGCATATACATCATCCACTACCAGAGCCTTGATGCCTTGCATTTTTTCCCTGAAAACAGCCAGCCCGGTCTCAACTAAGCTTGACTCAAGCCTGACAGAAAAGACATATGTCAAATCTGCATTTTTTCCCTGAAGGGTATGAATGGAGCCCCCCATGGCTCTTATTATTCTTTCACAGATGGGCAAACCTAATCCATTGTGAACTGAAGGCAGGGGGGAAGCGCCCGGCCTGTAGGGCAAATGGCCGTCCATATCGGATGCTGACCCCGACAATGAAACACTGTCACTATGCAGAGTAAAAGTGTACACACCGCTCTGTTCTTCCATTTTCAAGGACAGACTTACAGTTCCATCATAACTTTGCTGAATCATACCGTTTAGCAGGGTACTCAAAACCTGGCTCAAACGATTGGCATCCCCTTTGACCAGAGAATTTATATCCGGGTCAATCTCACTTTTTAAAATACAGTCTCTTTCCCGAGCAGTCAGCCCCGCGTGCTGAACAACATTTTCCGTTACTTCGTACAGACTGAAAAAATTGTTTTCCAGAACAAAGGTCTTATCTTCAAAACCAATGAGGTCCATAACATCATTGAGAACTAAAGTAAGACTCTGGCATGCATGCCTGGCCATATGGAAAATCATATCTTCCTGCCGATTTGTGGGGTATCCAGGAAACATATCACATGCTCCGAGTATACTCATCAGAGGTGTTCTGACCCCGTTGTTAATCAGCTGCAACAGTTCATCCCTGAGCCGGGAAGAACTTTCAGCCAGTGTTCTGGCATTTTGAATCTCTTCAACAGCCTGCTTTCTCTCGGTACAGTCCTCTACATACCCTTCGATTAGATTCTGGCCATCTTCCCAAACCTGATGAGCCGACACACTGCCCCAGAACCATGATCCATCCTTTTTCCAGAGCATGGCTTCAAAATTGAATACTTTCTCCTCTTCTCTAAGTATCCGAAAAAAATCCCTGAATACATTTTTATCCACAAACAGCTCAGATACAGGGCCAGTGATACTTTTTGTAAAGTCTTCTGGCGACTCATAACCATGCATTCCGGCCAGAGCCGGGTTTACACTGATCACTTCTCCATCAAAGGAAACCTGAAAAATACCCTCTAAGGCATTTTCAAAAAGCCCGCGATATTTCTGTTCCTTTTGCCTGGCTTTTGCCAGAAGGCTGGACAGTGTAGCCATATATCTTGAACCCAAACCCCGGGCAATGTCTGATTGAGTTAAAATCCCTGCCACTTGTCCACATGGATCAAGCACAACCAGTCTGCGCAGATCTTGCGCAGACATCTTTTCAAGGGCAAGCTGCAATGGTTCATCTTTGCAAACAGCCTGAACAGGGCTGCTCATAACCTGAAAAAGTTTTAGATGATCAAGATCAGGCAGTGCATCATGCACAATCCTTACGCAATCACGTTCAGTGAGAATGCCTGCGGCTACATGCGATGCCTTCTGAGGCATTTGAGAGCTATCGTGCACAATCACCAGACAGCTGATTTGCTGTTCAGCCATAACCCGAAAATAATCGCGCACCATACCGTCTAACGGAGCAGTAATGACCTGGGGATTAAAAAAATCAGCAACAGTGGTTTCCTGGTCCAGCCCCCCTTCCATCAGGGATTTGATGAGATTGGTCAGGGTAATCACACCCATGACATTCTGATTGTCATCCAGAATAACCAGGTGCCTTATGTTCATTCGTCGCATATGATCGTAAGCATCCAGCACAGTGGTGGCACTCTTTTGAGAATATACAGGAAAACTCATATTGAGCTTCACTGGTGATTTGGTCATATCAATGCCCTGGGCTACTGACCAGAGCAGATTGTGCTCTGTAAAGATGCCCACTGGAGACTGGTCGTCCATAATCACCACACACGATACACGATGCTCGCGCATTTTTCTGACCACATTGATGGCAGGTGCGCTCTGGTCAATGCTGACTACGTCCGAACTGAGTATTTCAGCAACTGTCTTGTTTAACATGGCTTTATCTTTCCTTGG includes:
- a CDS encoding CBS domain-containing protein, which produces MITQILAKVILNLSPDTAEPRKDKAMLNKTVAEILSSDVVSIDQSAPAINVVRKMREHRVSCVVIMDDQSPVGIFTEHNLLWSVAQGIDMTKSPVKLNMSFPVYSQKSATTVLDAYDHMRRMNIRHLVILDDNQNVMGVITLTNLIKSLMEGGLDQETTVADFFNPQVITAPLDGMVRDYFRVMAEQQISCLVIVHDSSQMPQKASHVAAGILTERDCVRIVHDALPDLDHLKLFQVMSSPVQAVCKDEPLQLALEKMSAQDLRRLVVLDPCGQVAGILTQSDIARGLGSRYMATLSSLLAKARQKEQKYRGLFENALEGIFQVSFDGEVISVNPALAGMHGYESPEDFTKSITGPVSELFVDKNVFRDFFRILREEEKVFNFEAMLWKKDGSWFWGSVSAHQVWEDGQNLIEGYVEDCTERKQAVEEIQNARTLAESSSRLRDELLQLINNGVRTPLMSILGACDMFPGYPTNRQEDMIFHMARHACQSLTLVLNDVMDLIGFEDKTFVLENNFFSLYEVTENVVQHAGLTARERDCILKSEIDPDINSLVKGDANRLSQVLSTLLNGMIQQSYDGTVSLSLKMEEQSGVYTFTLHSDSVSLSGSASDMDGHLPYRPGASPLPSVHNGLGLPICERIIRAMGGSIHTLQGKNADLTYVFSVRLESSLVETGLAVFREKMQGIKALVVDDVYAHRFVLCENLTNLGVDFLEADSMDKAFSCWEEVCTSRNNFDLILIPARMASDFSQKITRQSLKALTRDQDFLPGIIVICDSKGSQGHFPGVFNDAYVILKQPFSLSHLSDSLVRALNLKIGPVVIPTSTCPPGHLRVLLADVPASRQVMKYYLEQCGCEVHVVGNGLEAFEAFASGRFDLVLLEIRLAGLSGIEAAELMREYEQEKGQQPARIVGVCAHLPAAQKEAALNAGIEAVLIKPFEKKQLIRVINELFAYDV